In Nicotiana tabacum cultivar K326 chromosome 19, ASM71507v2, whole genome shotgun sequence, one DNA window encodes the following:
- the LOC107805662 gene encoding uncharacterized protein LOC107805662: MLKQIHLNIPLVDMLREVPNYAKYIKDTVANKRRLTEFETVELTKECTSRIQHKLPQKLKDRGSFTIPVRIGEFDVGRALCDLGASINLMPLSVFKQLGLGAPRPTTVMLQLVDRSYVYLEGVIEDVLLQIGKFIFPADFIILDYVADELVPIILG; this comes from the coding sequence ATGCTGAAGCAGATACACTTGAACATCCCTTTGGTGGACATGCTCCGTGAGGTCCCAAACTATGCAAAATATATTAAGGACACAGTGGCAAATAAAAGGAGGTTAACTGAGTTTGAGACCGTAGAACTTACTAAGGAGTGCACTTCCAGGATTCAACATAAGCttccacaaaagcttaaggatcGGGGTAGTTTTACCATCCCCGTGAGGATTGGTGAATTTGATGTGGGTAgagccttgtgtgatttgggtgcaagtatCAATCTGATGCCGTTGTCAGTATTCAAACAATTGGGCTTAGGAGCCCCGAGACCCACCACGGTGATGCTACAGTTAGTTGATAGATCTTATGTTTATCTTGAGGGGGTAATTGAGGACGTCTTGCTGCAGATTGGGAAGTTTATTTTTCCTGCAGATTTTATCATCCTAGATT